The genomic stretch AAGGTACCAATCTTCCCGTCAGGGTTACTGTACCGATATCGTGCCCGGGACTTGCTTCTACAGCTACTATATCTCCTTTTCCCAGCTTCAGTTTGTTGCTGTTCTTATAATACCCTTTGCGGGTATTCTTGAATTGAACTTCAACCATTTCCTGTTCCTCGGTGTTGCCGGGAATATCAGCCAGCCAGTCGTAGGTGTTCAGCTGCTTATCCTGTCGTCCGCAGCCTTTGCAACACAAACAGCCGCTTCCGTTCTTTAATTTGAATTCATTGTCCATAATTCTGTTTTAATTGAGAATTGAAAATTGAGAACTAAGAAATAAATGCCATGCAATTCTGTTATTTTTTAATACTCAATTCTCAATTTTTAATTTTTCAATAGCACAATCATTTTTAAAGAGAAATCAAAGAACACCATTTTGGGATTCACATTCTGTCCTATATGTAATTGTGCTTCACTAAGTTCGTCCATTATGCCCATCACATTCCGCTCGTTGACAAACGGTGCAAAACGGGTGGAAAAATTTTGTTCTTCGGGATTCATATACACTAAATCACGTTGATGAAAGTTGTATATGAAGTTTTCTCGTATCATACGTTGGCAGTAAGCCAGAAAATTCTTCTGACGTTCACGCCCCATGGAGGCTACCGCATCGCTCCATTGTTTCATTTCGCGTATCTTCCGTTGATAGGAGAGACGCATCAAATTTATAAAGAGTTCAAAGAACAGTTTGTTCTCCTCACTCAGGTGTATGGTTTCCAGTGCTTTCAGAAAATTGCCTTCTGAGCGATGTGCTATATCGTCAGCATCTTCCGGTTGTAATCCATATTTGGTTTGCAATACTTTTGAAATCTCAGGTTCTTTGATCCCATGAATGTTAAATCGTTGGGTACGGCTTTGGATCGTTTGCAAAATGGCATCAGGCTCTTCGGATACTAATAAAAAGACGGTCATGGCAGGAGGCTCTTCCAGTAACTTCAGCAGTTTGTTGCTGCATTCCACATTCATCTTTTCGGGAAGCCATATAATCATGATTTTGTAACCGCCTTGACTGGATTTCAAACTGAGCTTTCGTACAATCTCATCGCTTTCTTTTACAAAGATTTGCGCCTGCTGGTTTTCTGCTCCCATCTCTTTCAGCCAATGGTTCAGATTAAAATATGGGTTCTGCAGGACAAAGTTGCGCCAGTCTGCTATGAAATCATCGCATACAGTATCCTTTCCGGCTTTTTTCTTGATAACAGGAAAAACGAAATGCAGGTCGGGATGTATCAGCTTATTGAATTTCACACAAGTGGGGCAAATTCCGCAGGCATCTTGTTCACCACGGTTTTCACAGCAGATGTAACGGGCATAAGCTATTGCCAAAGGTAACTTTCCTGTACCTTCGGGACCGCAAATCAGTTGTGCATGAGGGATTCTTCCTTCTTTTACCTCGGCTATGAGCCGCTGTTTTGCTTCCTCTTGTCCTATTACATCTTTAAATAACATTGCTTTTTATAGTCATTTATTTACTGTTTAATAAATTGCTTTTGCAACTTCCTTTACACTGTTCACGGCACTTACGGTATAGAAATGAATGCTGGGAACACCACAGGCTATTAATTCACGGCACTGGTGTATGCACCATTCTATGCCAAGACTTTCCGCTTCTTCATCTGTTTGACATTTCATCGCTTCGCTTGCCAGTTCCTGCGGCAAGTCTATCTTGAACGTCTTAGGTATCATGTTCAGCTGAGATAATTTGCGGAAAGGCTTGATACCCGGAATAATAGGCACGTTGATTCCTTCTTTTCTTACTTTTTCTACAAATTCGAAATATTTGCGGTTATCATAGAACATCTGTGTCACGGCATATTCAGCTCCTGCTTCAATTTTTTTCTTCAGCCAATAAATATCTTGTTCCATATTGGGTGATTCCTCATGTTTTTCAGGATAGCAAGCTACTCCATAACTGAATGGAGTTCCTGTTATCTTGATAGGGGAACCGTCTACAAATACGCCTTTATTGAAATCATTGATCTGCGCTTCCAGTTCTATGGCGTGGTTGTAACCGTTGTTTTCGGGTACGAAAGCTGATTCGTGTTTTGCCTTGTCACCACGCAGTACCAACAAGTCGGTGATGCCCAGGAATTGTAGATCTAACAATACATATTCTGTATCTTCGCGGGAAAAACCGCTGCACAGGATATGTGGCACTGTCGTTATATTGTATTTGTTCTGCAAAGCGGCGGCAACAGCAACTGTTCCGGGACGGCGGCGCTGGCGTGTACGTTGGTACAGCCCGTTTCCCAGCTCTTTGTACACATATTCGCTGCGGTGGGTTGTAATATTAATATATTTAGGGTCGAATTCGCGTAGCGTATCAACCGTTTTATATAGTTTTTCAATACCCGTTCCTTTCAGCGGAGGGAGAATTTCAAAAGAAAAAGCCGTATTGTCCGTGCTTTTTATTAAATCAACTACTCTCATCGTTCTGTCTCGTTCTCTTATGCCTTCTCGGGCGGAATTACATATTTGGGCAAAAATAAGAAAAATATCGTAGTTTATGGGGATGAAAAAGCGATTTATTTTATCTTTGTTCTATAATAAAGTGAAACATACGGAGAGAAAAGCATTTCCCTGCAGTTAAGCCGTGGTTTTCCATACTTGTCAGGGATACCGTCCGTGATGGTGGAGTAACATTTCTCATGATTACAGGCATTGTTCTCTTAGAGGATGACCTGTCAAACTTTACTGCATGGAGAATAAGTTGCAGATGGGATAAGTCCCGTCCTTGCAGGAGATGAAACAATTTGTAAACCTTTGTTTGGGGAAGTGGCAGAGGTTTATAGGAACGGACTGAACAGATTGGCGAACCAACCGACGAAGCGTTTCCATCCGGAGCGTTTTTTATATTCTTCCTTAGTGAGCAGAGTGCTGTCCAGCTTGTCATGGTCAAACATGGTACTCAGTTCATGTGTGGTTTCTTTGTCAAAAATAAAAGCGTTGACTTCATAGTCATAGCGTAGGCTCCGGCTGTTCAGATTCGTACTTCCCACAGTGCAGAACAGGCTGTCCACCATCATGATCTTAGAGTGATGGAACCCGCCATTATACACATAAATCTTTGCCCCTTTCTTACGCAGCTTGTTTGCTGTATAGAATGCGGCGTCGGGGGTAAAAGGAATATCCGATTTGCCCGGTATCATGATTTCTACTTCAACACCTCGCTTCAGAGCCCGTTTTATGGCTTTTTTAATGCTTGGAATGGGAGTGAAATAAGGGTTCACTATTTGTATTTTATCCTGTGCGGCATCAATGGACTTGATATAAGTCTGCCTCATCAGTTTGGGCTCTTTTTTCGGAATACGGTCTACAATAGCTACATTCTTATTTCCCTTGAAAGTAGAATCGTTTCGTAGGGGATAGTATTGGCTTCCGCTTATGTGTTGTTTAGTGCTTTTGTTCCACATAGTCAGGAAGATGTTCTGCAATTCGTTT from Phocaeicola dorei encodes the following:
- a CDS encoding ATP-binding protein; its protein translation is MLFKDVIGQEEAKQRLIAEVKEGRIPHAQLICGPEGTGKLPLAIAYARYICCENRGEQDACGICPTCVKFNKLIHPDLHFVFPVIKKKAGKDTVCDDFIADWRNFVLQNPYFNLNHWLKEMGAENQQAQIFVKESDEIVRKLSLKSSQGGYKIMIIWLPEKMNVECSNKLLKLLEEPPAMTVFLLVSEEPDAILQTIQSRTQRFNIHGIKEPEISKVLQTKYGLQPEDADDIAHRSEGNFLKALETIHLSEENKLFFELFINLMRLSYQRKIREMKQWSDAVASMGRERQKNFLAYCQRMIRENFIYNFHQRDLVYMNPEEQNFSTRFAPFVNERNVMGIMDELSEAQLHIGQNVNPKMVFFDFSLKMIVLLKN
- the cls gene encoding cardiolipin synthase; the protein is MKFDIKKHIYLILLFILPFTVKTAQSQEVTNIHIAVTDTVPAYTSDSAVINFLKDAGIPITQNSKLKLLKSGRAKFIDLFEEIRHAKHHIHLEYFNFRNDSIANALFDLLGEKVKEGVEVRALFDAFGNLSNNKPLKKKHIKAIRDKGIEIVKFDPFKFPYINHALHRDHRKIVVIDGKIGYTGGMNIANYYIKGLPEIGDWRDMHIRIEGNAVNELQNIFLTMWNKSTKQHISGSQYYPLRNDSTFKGNKNVAIVDRIPKKEPKLMRQTYIKSIDAAQDKIQIVNPYFTPIPSIKKAIKRALKRGVEVEIMIPGKSDIPFTPDAAFYTANKLRKKGAKIYVYNGGFHHSKIMMVDSLFCTVGSTNLNSRSLRYDYEVNAFIFDKETTHELSTMFDHDKLDSTLLTKEEYKKRSGWKRFVGWFANLFSPFL
- the metF gene encoding methylenetetrahydrofolate reductase [NAD(P)H]: MRVVDLIKSTDNTAFSFEILPPLKGTGIEKLYKTVDTLREFDPKYINITTHRSEYVYKELGNGLYQRTRQRRRPGTVAVAAALQNKYNITTVPHILCSGFSREDTEYVLLDLQFLGITDLLVLRGDKAKHESAFVPENNGYNHAIELEAQINDFNKGVFVDGSPIKITGTPFSYGVACYPEKHEESPNMEQDIYWLKKKIEAGAEYAVTQMFYDNRKYFEFVEKVRKEGINVPIIPGIKPFRKLSQLNMIPKTFKIDLPQELASEAMKCQTDEEAESLGIEWCIHQCRELIACGVPSIHFYTVSAVNSVKEVAKAIY